A stretch of DNA from Nonlabens ponticola:
TTTTCTCTTATTAGATTCTATCAATATCAAGCTAGTCCTTGTATTTTTGACATTGCTCGACAAGAGTAGCTTATCATATCACCACGTGAAAAAAATCTTCAAGTTTTTCCTTAATAAGATTCCGCGGCCGTTGCTCATTAAGGCCAGCTATGCGGTACGACCGGCCATAGCTTTGTATTATCGCGGTGATTGTTATGAGGATCCTATTGATGGCAGGACTTTTCGCAGTTTTCTTCCTTACGGATATGTCAACGTGCGAGAAAATGTCCTGTCGCCATCTACCTTGTCATTAGAACGTCATCGATTATTATGGCTATACCTGCAAAGAGAACTCAAAATCTTTGACAAGAAAATAGATCTACTTCACTTTGCACCAGAGCAGTGTTTTTATGACCGCTTTCGCGAAAGCGCAAACATCAACTATCTCACAACTGACCTAAATTCACCACTGGCCGATGTTCATGCAGATATCTGTAACCTGCCTTTTG
This window harbors:
- a CDS encoding class I SAM-dependent methyltransferase, translating into MKKIFKFFLNKIPRPLLIKASYAVRPAIALYYRGDCYEDPIDGRTFRSFLPYGYVNVRENVLSPSTLSLERHRLLWLYLQRELKIFDKKIDLLHFAPEQCFYDRFRESANINYLTTDLNSPLADVHADICNLPFEGDSYDLILCNHVLEHIPDDETAMREIYRVLKPGGTAILQIPLDMSREVTYEDDSITDRDERERIFGQYDHVRVYGMDYFERLDSIGFKVDAVDYTKTLTADQIDRYRLAPGELIPVVRKPITEA